DNA from Candidatus Coatesbacteria bacterium:
CGGGCCGACGTCAACAGCTCTTCCACCCGCTCGCGGTTCATGGCTCGCTCCTGGAAGGGTCAGCTCCGGGGACGCATCTGGGGGAACAGCAGCACGTCCTGGATGCTCGCAGCGTCGGTCAGCAACATGGCCAGGCGATCGACGCCGATCCCGAGGCCCGCCGTCGGCGGCATGCCGTACTCCAGGGCGCGCAGGAAATCCTCGTCGACGACGTTGGCTTCCTCGTCGCCGAGCTCCCGCTGGGCGGCCTGGGCCTCGAGGACCGCGCGCTGAATGTCGGGATCGTTCTGCTCGGTGAAGGCGTTGCCCAGCTCGAGACCGGCGGCGTGGGGTTCGAAGCGCTCGACGAGGCGCGGGTCTTCGGGCTTGCGTTTGGCCAGGGGGCTGATGTCGGCGGGGTAATCGACGACGAAGACGGGCTCCTCGAGCAGACCGTGCTCTTCGGCCAGCTCCTCGAAGGCCGTCATCACGATCTTGCCCGTCAGGGTATGTTCGGGGAACTCCCAACCGTATTCGGCGCAGATCTCCAGGGCGGCGGCGCGGTCCAGCTCCCCTGCGGGATCCAGCCCCAGGTCGACACCGGCGGCCGCGCGGATGCCCTCCAGCACCGGCAGCCGCTTGAACGGTTTACCGAAATCCAGGCTGCGGCCCTGGTACTCGACGACCTCGTCGCCGGTCAGCTCGAAGGCCAGGTGGCCCATCAGCGACTCGAACAGCCCCATCATGTTGGTGTAGTCCCAGTATGCGGCGTAGAGCTCGCACTGGGTGAACTCGGGATTGTGGGTCCGGTCGAGGCCCTCGTTGCGGAAGTCCTTGCCGATCTCGTAGACCCGATGCAGACCGCCGACGACCAGGCGCTTGAGGTACAACTCGTCGGCGATACGCAGGTAGAGGGTGGTGTCGAGTTTGTTATGGTGAGTGGTGAAGGGCGCCGCCGCGGCGCCGCCGTAAAGAGGCTGCAAGATCGGCGTCTCGACCTCGAGGAAGCCGCGCTCGTCGAGGAAGTCGCGCATCAGCCGCAACAGGCGGCTGCGCTGGGCGAAGCGCTCCCGACTCTCCGGATTGAGCAGCAGGTCGAGATACCGCTGACGGTAGCGGGTCTCGACGTCGGCCAGGGCGTCGTGACGCACGACGTTGCCCTCCTCGTCGACCTCCTCCTTGACCACGGGCAGGGGCCTGACGGCCTTGCTGAGCAGCTTCAAGCGCAGGA
Protein-coding regions in this window:
- the lysS gene encoding lysine--tRNA ligase; the encoded protein is MDQIRHRRTKLDELRGRGVEPYPARARYVHEIAGVLNDFNALETTEAEVTLCGRVMALRSHGKVTFADLIDGTGKIQLFLKHDILGDNLYGLVKLLDLGDFLQVVGKPMTTRTGQPSLRVLRLKLLSKAVRPLPVVKEEVDEEGNVVRHDALADVETRYRQRYLDLLLNPESRERFAQRSRLLRLMRDFLDERGFLEVETPILQPLYGGAAAAPFTTHHNKLDTTLYLRIADELYLKRLVVGGLHRVYEIGKDFRNEGLDRTHNPEFTQCELYAAYWDYTNMMGLFESLMGHLAFELTGDEVVEYQGRSLDFGKPFKRLPVLEGIRAAAGVDLGLDPAGELDRAAALEICAEYGWEFPEHTLTGKIVMTAFEELAEEHGLLEEPVFVVDYPADISPLAKRKPEDPRLVERFEPHAAGLELGNAFTEQNDPDIQRAVLEAQAAQRELGDEEANVVDEDFLRALEYGMPPTAGLGIGVDRLAMLLTDAASIQDVLLFPQMRPRS